The following are encoded in a window of Anopheles stephensi strain Indian chromosome X, UCI_ANSTEP_V1.0, whole genome shotgun sequence genomic DNA:
- the LOC118512672 gene encoding uridine phosphorylase 1 isoform X4, with protein MSWIYRSSVSEDEERDEYNDGSVKLRNPNIELMDQDILYHLALGSGSHDLHEMFGDVKFVCMGGTPKRMETFAHFIMEEIGYKLPAGTQLQDISAFSYRYSMYKVGPVLSISHGMGVPSVGILLHELIKLMYHAKVKDPIFVRIGTCGGIGVEGGTVVITEDAYDGLLRNSYELAILGKIVHRPAILDKRLVRELKSLATHDDPYDTITGKTMCTYDFYEGQGRLDGAFCEFTETDKMAYLEKLRDFGVVNIEMECTIFAALTHYAGIKAAIICVTLLDRLKGDQVMAPKEVMNEWQQRPQILVSRLIKKHLAQMGHLKSLASTPSSIKSPRRFKLVQQESEAHE; from the exons ATGTCTTGGATCTATCGTTCATCAGTATCAGAAGATGAAGAAAGAGACGA ATACAACGATGGTTCGGTTAAGCTGCGAAATCCTAACATCGAACTCATGGATCAGGACATCCTATATCATCTAGCTTTAGGGAGTGGGAGTCATGATCTGCACGAAATGTTTGGCGATGTGAAG TTCGTTTGCATGGGAGGAACGCCAAAGCGAATGGAAACGTTTGCTCATTTTATTATGGAAGAAATCGGCTACAAACTTCCCGCCGGTACTCAACTGCAGGATATCAGTGCATTTTCCTACCGCTACTCAATGTACAAG GTTGGGCCTGTTCTGTCCATCAGTCATGGTATGGGTGTACCATCCGTTGGTATCCTTCTGCACGAACTGATTAAGCTGATGTACCACGCCAAGGTAAAGGATCCGATCTTTGTGCGAATTGGCACGTGTGGCGGTATTGGTGTGGAAGGTGGCACCGTCGTTATTACGGAAGACGCATATGATGGCTTGCTCCGTAACAGCTATGAGTTG GCTATTCTTGGCAAAATAGTTCATCGTCCGGCAATTTTGGATAAACGGCTAGTGCGGGAGCTGAAGTCACTTGCCACGCACGATGATCCTTACGATACAATTACTGGCAAAACGATGTGCACCTACGATTTCTATGAAG GCCAGGGCAGGTTAGACGGTGCATTTTGCGAGTTTACGGAAACGGATAAAATGGCGTATCTGGAGAAATTGCGCGACTTTGGCGTGGTAAACATCGAGATGGAGTGTACCATATTTGCGGCGCTTACGCATTACGCCGGCATCAAGGCGGCGATAATATGCGTCACGCTGCTGGACAGACTGAAGGGCGACCAGGTAATGGCACCGAAGGAGGTAATGAACGAATGGCAACAACGACCACAGATATTAGTGTCCCGGTTAATTAAGAAGCATCTTGCCCAGATGGGTCACCTAAAGTCACTGGCTTCGACACCGTCGTCGATCAAGTCGCCACGCCGGTTTAAGCTCGTGCAGCAGG
- the LOC118512672 gene encoding uridine phosphorylase 1 isoform X1 codes for MLCIKILRHKAALVIEAIKATESILASDIVHGTLYLFTYKCQSSVVSGIKAGSVLYFEKNMAQQGDQMRENSSNSKRDKNDTHRAAEIDDDNPEMARLTRYNDGSVKLRNPNIELMDQDILYHLALGSGSHDLHEMFGDVKFVCMGGTPKRMETFAHFIMEEIGYKLPAGTQLQDISAFSYRYSMYKVGPVLSISHGMGVPSVGILLHELIKLMYHAKVKDPIFVRIGTCGGIGVEGGTVVITEDAYDGLLRNSYELAILGKIVHRPAILDKRLVRELKSLATHDDPYDTITGKTMCTYDFYEGQGRLDGAFCEFTETDKMAYLEKLRDFGVVNIEMECTIFAALTHYAGIKAAIICVTLLDRLKGDQVMAPKEVMNEWQQRPQILVSRLIKKHLAQMGHLKSLASTPSSIKSPRRFKLVQQESEAHE; via the exons ATGCTGTGTATAAAAATTTTAAGGCACAAAGCAGCTTTAGTAATAGAAGCCATCAAGGCAACGGAAAGCATTCTGGCGTCCGACATTGTACACGGCACGCTGTATTTGTTTACATATAAGTGTCAATCGTCGGTGGTGAGCGGTATCAAGG CAGGTTCTGTactttattttgaaaaaaacaTGGCTCAGCAAGGAGATCAAATGCGTGAAAATAGTTCGAACTCGAAGCGTGACAAAAATGACACCCATCGTGCGGCGGAAATTGATGATGATAATCCCGAGATGGCACGTTTGACCAG ATACAACGATGGTTCGGTTAAGCTGCGAAATCCTAACATCGAACTCATGGATCAGGACATCCTATATCATCTAGCTTTAGGGAGTGGGAGTCATGATCTGCACGAAATGTTTGGCGATGTGAAG TTCGTTTGCATGGGAGGAACGCCAAAGCGAATGGAAACGTTTGCTCATTTTATTATGGAAGAAATCGGCTACAAACTTCCCGCCGGTACTCAACTGCAGGATATCAGTGCATTTTCCTACCGCTACTCAATGTACAAG GTTGGGCCTGTTCTGTCCATCAGTCATGGTATGGGTGTACCATCCGTTGGTATCCTTCTGCACGAACTGATTAAGCTGATGTACCACGCCAAGGTAAAGGATCCGATCTTTGTGCGAATTGGCACGTGTGGCGGTATTGGTGTGGAAGGTGGCACCGTCGTTATTACGGAAGACGCATATGATGGCTTGCTCCGTAACAGCTATGAGTTG GCTATTCTTGGCAAAATAGTTCATCGTCCGGCAATTTTGGATAAACGGCTAGTGCGGGAGCTGAAGTCACTTGCCACGCACGATGATCCTTACGATACAATTACTGGCAAAACGATGTGCACCTACGATTTCTATGAAG GCCAGGGCAGGTTAGACGGTGCATTTTGCGAGTTTACGGAAACGGATAAAATGGCGTATCTGGAGAAATTGCGCGACTTTGGCGTGGTAAACATCGAGATGGAGTGTACCATATTTGCGGCGCTTACGCATTACGCCGGCATCAAGGCGGCGATAATATGCGTCACGCTGCTGGACAGACTGAAGGGCGACCAGGTAATGGCACCGAAGGAGGTAATGAACGAATGGCAACAACGACCACAGATATTAGTGTCCCGGTTAATTAAGAAGCATCTTGCCCAGATGGGTCACCTAAAGTCACTGGCTTCGACACCGTCGTCGATCAAGTCGCCACGCCGGTTTAAGCTCGTGCAGCAGG
- the LOC118512672 gene encoding uridine phosphorylase 1 isoform X2 — protein MLCIKILRHKAALVIEAIKATESILASDIVHGTLYLFTYKCQSSVVSGIKGSVLYFEKNMAQQGDQMRENSSNSKRDKNDTHRAAEIDDDNPEMARLTRYNDGSVKLRNPNIELMDQDILYHLALGSGSHDLHEMFGDVKFVCMGGTPKRMETFAHFIMEEIGYKLPAGTQLQDISAFSYRYSMYKVGPVLSISHGMGVPSVGILLHELIKLMYHAKVKDPIFVRIGTCGGIGVEGGTVVITEDAYDGLLRNSYELAILGKIVHRPAILDKRLVRELKSLATHDDPYDTITGKTMCTYDFYEGQGRLDGAFCEFTETDKMAYLEKLRDFGVVNIEMECTIFAALTHYAGIKAAIICVTLLDRLKGDQVMAPKEVMNEWQQRPQILVSRLIKKHLAQMGHLKSLASTPSSIKSPRRFKLVQQESEAHE, from the exons ATGCTGTGTATAAAAATTTTAAGGCACAAAGCAGCTTTAGTAATAGAAGCCATCAAGGCAACGGAAAGCATTCTGGCGTCCGACATTGTACACGGCACGCTGTATTTGTTTACATATAAGTGTCAATCGTCGGTGGTGAGCGGTATCAAGG GTTCTGTactttattttgaaaaaaacaTGGCTCAGCAAGGAGATCAAATGCGTGAAAATAGTTCGAACTCGAAGCGTGACAAAAATGACACCCATCGTGCGGCGGAAATTGATGATGATAATCCCGAGATGGCACGTTTGACCAG ATACAACGATGGTTCGGTTAAGCTGCGAAATCCTAACATCGAACTCATGGATCAGGACATCCTATATCATCTAGCTTTAGGGAGTGGGAGTCATGATCTGCACGAAATGTTTGGCGATGTGAAG TTCGTTTGCATGGGAGGAACGCCAAAGCGAATGGAAACGTTTGCTCATTTTATTATGGAAGAAATCGGCTACAAACTTCCCGCCGGTACTCAACTGCAGGATATCAGTGCATTTTCCTACCGCTACTCAATGTACAAG GTTGGGCCTGTTCTGTCCATCAGTCATGGTATGGGTGTACCATCCGTTGGTATCCTTCTGCACGAACTGATTAAGCTGATGTACCACGCCAAGGTAAAGGATCCGATCTTTGTGCGAATTGGCACGTGTGGCGGTATTGGTGTGGAAGGTGGCACCGTCGTTATTACGGAAGACGCATATGATGGCTTGCTCCGTAACAGCTATGAGTTG GCTATTCTTGGCAAAATAGTTCATCGTCCGGCAATTTTGGATAAACGGCTAGTGCGGGAGCTGAAGTCACTTGCCACGCACGATGATCCTTACGATACAATTACTGGCAAAACGATGTGCACCTACGATTTCTATGAAG GCCAGGGCAGGTTAGACGGTGCATTTTGCGAGTTTACGGAAACGGATAAAATGGCGTATCTGGAGAAATTGCGCGACTTTGGCGTGGTAAACATCGAGATGGAGTGTACCATATTTGCGGCGCTTACGCATTACGCCGGCATCAAGGCGGCGATAATATGCGTCACGCTGCTGGACAGACTGAAGGGCGACCAGGTAATGGCACCGAAGGAGGTAATGAACGAATGGCAACAACGACCACAGATATTAGTGTCCCGGTTAATTAAGAAGCATCTTGCCCAGATGGGTCACCTAAAGTCACTGGCTTCGACACCGTCGTCGATCAAGTCGCCACGCCGGTTTAAGCTCGTGCAGCAGG
- the LOC118512672 gene encoding uridine phosphorylase 1 isoform X3, producing the protein MAQQGDQMRENSSNSKRDKNDTHRAAEIDDDNPEMARLTRYNDGSVKLRNPNIELMDQDILYHLALGSGSHDLHEMFGDVKFVCMGGTPKRMETFAHFIMEEIGYKLPAGTQLQDISAFSYRYSMYKVGPVLSISHGMGVPSVGILLHELIKLMYHAKVKDPIFVRIGTCGGIGVEGGTVVITEDAYDGLLRNSYELAILGKIVHRPAILDKRLVRELKSLATHDDPYDTITGKTMCTYDFYEGQGRLDGAFCEFTETDKMAYLEKLRDFGVVNIEMECTIFAALTHYAGIKAAIICVTLLDRLKGDQVMAPKEVMNEWQQRPQILVSRLIKKHLAQMGHLKSLASTPSSIKSPRRFKLVQQESEAHE; encoded by the exons aTGGCTCAGCAAGGAGATCAAATGCGTGAAAATAGTTCGAACTCGAAGCGTGACAAAAATGACACCCATCGTGCGGCGGAAATTGATGATGATAATCCCGAGATGGCACGTTTGACCAG ATACAACGATGGTTCGGTTAAGCTGCGAAATCCTAACATCGAACTCATGGATCAGGACATCCTATATCATCTAGCTTTAGGGAGTGGGAGTCATGATCTGCACGAAATGTTTGGCGATGTGAAG TTCGTTTGCATGGGAGGAACGCCAAAGCGAATGGAAACGTTTGCTCATTTTATTATGGAAGAAATCGGCTACAAACTTCCCGCCGGTACTCAACTGCAGGATATCAGTGCATTTTCCTACCGCTACTCAATGTACAAG GTTGGGCCTGTTCTGTCCATCAGTCATGGTATGGGTGTACCATCCGTTGGTATCCTTCTGCACGAACTGATTAAGCTGATGTACCACGCCAAGGTAAAGGATCCGATCTTTGTGCGAATTGGCACGTGTGGCGGTATTGGTGTGGAAGGTGGCACCGTCGTTATTACGGAAGACGCATATGATGGCTTGCTCCGTAACAGCTATGAGTTG GCTATTCTTGGCAAAATAGTTCATCGTCCGGCAATTTTGGATAAACGGCTAGTGCGGGAGCTGAAGTCACTTGCCACGCACGATGATCCTTACGATACAATTACTGGCAAAACGATGTGCACCTACGATTTCTATGAAG GCCAGGGCAGGTTAGACGGTGCATTTTGCGAGTTTACGGAAACGGATAAAATGGCGTATCTGGAGAAATTGCGCGACTTTGGCGTGGTAAACATCGAGATGGAGTGTACCATATTTGCGGCGCTTACGCATTACGCCGGCATCAAGGCGGCGATAATATGCGTCACGCTGCTGGACAGACTGAAGGGCGACCAGGTAATGGCACCGAAGGAGGTAATGAACGAATGGCAACAACGACCACAGATATTAGTGTCCCGGTTAATTAAGAAGCATCTTGCCCAGATGGGTCACCTAAAGTCACTGGCTTCGACACCGTCGTCGATCAAGTCGCCACGCCGGTTTAAGCTCGTGCAGCAGG
- the LOC118511740 gene encoding kinesin-associated protein 3: MLLANILHLLAGLVLFFFTVHYIYYIVTALYRFSGTVQMQSEDAKYIKKRWKGGTVEPHPTEKALIVNYKLEAAVFGDPGDPMLEDKKDCQRIIRLKSLNSKTDPAALAREVVEKCDLIHKSQLCDIEQIIYYLKNRKMVENPVVSTGHQRSVSRISDKPSSTIDTEKASIRNVDEYIELLYEDLAEKVKGSRLILQLARDPDNLEELEKNEAVLSALSRVLREDWRRSLDLSTNIIYIFFCFSTYTNFHSVIVNYKIGSLCMDVIDYELRRYDQMKHDIEARKTMSASFSNGNVKEKEIDVTGAKNSTEQLDTIIDQEKPKEMEPPRRRIPELKQRPKSGNWSSNLSGSGIIMNSPLTKAHSMNNSYHEQLTNESSPTNHGFTTPITSSNSTESMNTTSNIPHTPGSTGADIVGSEKPDPRKLKDDYDKINKQFKLFVRKQEQLLRVAFYLLLNIAENVKLEEKMRKKNIVKMLLTALERQNFDLLVLVVTFLKKLSIVLDNKEEMYELNIVEKLPRLLQSQKDLVQMTLKLLFNLSFDARLRAKMIRVGLLPKLVTFLSDDKHHGIVTKILYHMSLDDKVKSMFTYTDCVPVVVDMLLLNLNQKSDPDLIALGINLALNRRNAAMMIENNRLHSLMSRAFKCQDTLIIKMIRNISLHDTLRPHFVDFVGDLAKILTECDDEEFSVECLGILGNLALADLDYSQIIHNFNLIPLIRNMLVPGKYKDDLVLEMVVFIGTCALDESCAMLLCKADVILSLIELLKAKQEDDEMVLQIVFVFQQVLRHESTRCYMIKDTESPAYLIDLMHDKNEEIRRVCDVCLDIIAITDSEWASRITLEKFRNHNSQWLSMVESQETADDMQTYGPIEDDEADLPTYLTSEYLDQLYLLGGDTNDDIDCNKHRSGSSMSNYSRPVSRYSRDLEDMEIIH, translated from the exons ATGCTGTTAGCCAACATTTTGCATCTGCTAGCGGGATTagtgttgttcttttttaccGTTCATTACATTTATTACATCGTAACAGCACTCTATCGGTTCTCTGGTACCGTTCAGATGCAATCAGAAGATGCTAAATATATCAAAAA ACGATGGAAGGGTGGTACAGTCGAACCTCACCCTACCGAAAAAGCTCTTATTGTGAACTACAAGCTGGAGGCTGCTGTCTTCGGTGACCCTGGAGATCCCATGTTGGAGGACAAAAAG gACTGTCAACGCATCATACGGTTGAAGTCATTAAATTCCAAAACTGATCCAGCTGCACTTGCGCGAGAAGTGGTAGAAAAGTGTGATCTAATCCATAAGTCGCAGCTATGTGACATTGAACAAATCATCTACTACTTGAAGAATCGCAAAATGGTAGAAAATCCGGTTGTCAGTACTGGTCACCAACGGTCCGTTTCGCGCATATCCGACAAACCAAGCTCAACCATCGACACAGAAAAAGCTTCAATCAGAAACGTTGATGAGTATATTGAGCTGCTGTACGAGGATTTGGCTGAGAAGGTGAAAGGATCCCGACTAATATTGCAACTAGCGCGCGATCCGGATAACTTGGAAGAGTTGGAAAAGAATG AAGCGGTACTTAGCGCGCTGTCGCGTGTTCTACGCGAAGACTGGCGTCGTTCGTTGGATCTTTCCACCAACATCATTTACatcttcttttgcttctctaCATACACAAATTTCCACTCAGTCATAGTGAATTATAAGATTGGTTCGCTGTGCATGGACGTGATTGATTACGAATTGCGCCGGTACGATCAGATGAAGCATGACATTGAGGCTCGCAAGACCATGTCCGCAAGTTTCAGCAATGGCAACGTGAAGGAAAAGGAGATTGATGTAACCGGTGCAAAGAATAGCACCGAACAGTTAGACACGATTATCGATCAGGAAAAGCCAAAGGAAATGGAACCGCCAAGACGGCGTATACCGGAACTTAAGCAACGTCCCAAGTCGGGCAACTGGAGTAGCAATCTAAGCGGAAGTGGCATTATTATGAACAGTCCTCTCACCAAAGCACACTCGATGAATAACAGTTACCACGAGCAGCTGACCAATGAATCTAGTCCTACCAATCATGGTTTCACCACCCCGATCACTAGCTCTAACTCGACTGAATCGATGAACACTACCAGCAATATTCCACATACGCCGGGCTCAACTGGGGCGGATATCGTTGGGTCAGAAAAACCAGATCCACGCAAGCTGAAAGACGACTATGATAAAATTAACAAGCAGTTTAAACTGTTTGTTCGCAAACAGGAACAGCTGCTGCGTGTTGCGTTCTATCTGCTGCTCAACATAGCGGAAAACGTAAAGCTTGAAGAAAAGATGCGTAAGAAAAACATAGTAAAAATGCTTCTGACAGCACTGGAGCGGCAAAATTTTGATCTGCTCGTGCTGGTGGTTACTTTCCTCAAAAAGCTCTCCATTGTGCTGGACAATAAGGAGGAAATGTATGAGCTGAACATCGTCGAAAAGCTGCCCCGACTGTTGCAATCCCAGAAGGATCTAGTGCAGATGACGCTGAAGCTGCTGTTTAACCTTTCGTTTGATGCACGTTTGCGGGCAAAAATGATTCGCGTAGGACTATTACCGAAGCTAGTCACGTTTCTTAGTGATGATAAGCACCATGGAATAGTGACTAAGATCCTGTACCACATGAGCCTGGACGATAAGGTAAAGTCCATGTTTACGTACACCGATTGTGTACCAGTTGTGGTcgatatgctgctgctgaatctGAACCAAAAGTCCGACCCGGACCTCATAGCGCTCGGCATTAATCTCGCATTGAACCGACGCAACGCGGCGATGATGATAGAAAATAACCGGCTACACAGTCTGATGTCACGTGCATTTAAATGTCAGGATACGCTGATCATAAAGATGATACGCAACATCTCACTCCATGACACACTGCGGCCACACTTTGTG gATTTTGTGGGTGATCTTGCTAAAATTTTAACCGAGTGTGACGATGAAGAATTTTCCGTCGAATGTCTTGGCATTTTGGGTAACCTAGCCCTAGCCGATTTAGATTATTCACAGATTATTCACAACTTTAACCTTATACCGCTGATTCGAAATATGCTTGTACCGG GTAAATACAAGGATGATCTGGTTCTAGAGATGGTTGTTTTCATAGGCACGTGCGCATTGGACGAATCGTGTGCTATGCTCTTATGCAAAGCGGACGTCATTCTGTCCCTGATAGAACTGCTCAAGGCTAAACAGGAAGACGATGAGATGGTGCTGCAGATAGTGTTTGTATTCCAGCAAGTGTTGCGTCACGAAAGCACGCGTTGCTACATGATCAAGGACACCGAATCGCCGGCCTATTTGATCGATCTGATGCATGACAAGAACGAAGAAATACGTCGCGTTTGTGACGTATGTCTCGACATCATTGCCATCACTGACAGCGAATGGGCATCGAGAATAACG CTGGAAAAGTTTCGCAATCATAACAGCCAGTGGCTTAGTATGGTGGAGTCGCAAGAAACGGCAGACGATATGCAAACGTACGGTCCGATTGAGGACGACGAAGCAGATCTGCCTACCTACCTAACATCGGAATACCTTGATCAGCTTTACCTGCTTGGTGGTGACACGAACGATGATATCGATTGCAATAAACATCGTTCTGGCTCTTCAATGTCTAATTACAGTCGCCCTGTTAGTCG CTATAGCCGTGATCTAGAAGATATGGAAATTATACATTAA